A stretch of Myroides oncorhynchi DNA encodes these proteins:
- a CDS encoding ABC transporter ATP-binding protein — MKLVIENLNKTYKNGVKAIDNLNLEIGSGMFGLLGPNGAGKSSLMRTIATLQKPDSGTIHFGDINILEQQNEFRKILGYLPQDFGVYPNMSALDLLHYFARLKGISKASERNEIVTKVLEVTNLYEVRRKSVSGYSGGMKQRFGIAQLLLNDPKLIIVDEPTAGLDPAERHRFLNVLREIGNNNTVIFSTHIVDDVNELCHEMAILNGGNLLERSTPKEAEQKLEGKIWTRETTREVAEELNKELTILSGKYNQENKLNIRAYSEVPLVEAGFVQVKPNLEDVYFVALKNG; from the coding sequence ATGAAATTAGTTATTGAAAATTTAAACAAGACTTATAAGAATGGTGTTAAGGCTATCGATAATCTTAACTTAGAGATTGGGTCAGGAATGTTTGGACTATTAGGACCTAATGGTGCGGGTAAATCTTCTTTAATGCGTACTATCGCTACATTACAAAAACCTGATAGTGGAACTATTCACTTTGGGGATATTAATATACTAGAACAACAGAATGAGTTTAGAAAAATATTAGGGTATTTACCACAAGATTTTGGAGTATATCCTAATATGTCAGCATTAGACTTATTACACTATTTCGCTCGTTTAAAGGGGATATCTAAAGCTTCTGAACGCAATGAGATTGTGACTAAAGTATTAGAAGTAACTAACCTATATGAGGTGAGACGTAAAAGTGTGAGTGGATATTCAGGAGGGATGAAACAACGCTTTGGTATTGCCCAATTGTTGCTAAATGATCCTAAGTTGATTATTGTAGATGAACCAACAGCAGGACTAGATCCAGCAGAGAGACATCGCTTCTTAAATGTATTAAGAGAAATAGGAAATAATAATACGGTGATATTCTCTACGCATATTGTGGATGACGTGAATGAACTATGTCACGAGATGGCTATCTTAAACGGAGGAAATTTATTAGAACGAAGTACACCTAAAGAAGCAGAACAAAAGCTAGAAGGAAAGATATGGACTAGAGAGACTACTCGTGAAGTAGCCGAAGAATTAAATAAAGAATTGACTATTCTATCAGGAAAATATAATCAAGAGAATAAACTGAATATAAGAGCGTATTCAGAAGTCCCTCTTGTGGAAGCTGGTTTTGTACAAGTGAAACCAAACTTAGAAGATGTTTATTTTGTTGCACTTAAAAACGGATAA
- a CDS encoding type II toxin-antitoxin system Phd/YefM family antitoxin, whose translation MKKQISLNEFKEDVSIYIDYVMDSGLDLMVKECETTGIAIIPIEEYNALKRIASQQAINA comes from the coding sequence ATGAAGAAACAGATTAGTCTAAATGAATTTAAAGAAGATGTATCAATTTACATCGATTATGTGATGGATAGTGGGCTTGACTTAATGGTCAAAGAGTGTGAAACTACAGGAATAGCAATTATACCAATAGAAGAGTATAACGCTCTTAAAAGAATAGCTAGCCAACAAGCTATAAATGCATAA
- a CDS encoding SulP family inorganic anion transporter: MLQNILEIKNNNILIQNEILAGLTVAMTMIPESLSFAILAGLHPLTGLYAAFLMGIITAIFGGRPGMVSGGAGATIIVMISLIAMYGIEYLFAAVILAGIIQLIVGILKLGRFVRFIPQPVMYGFLNGLAVVIFFAQISQFKINVDGISTWLTGIPLYMMIGLTVLTIVVVTLFPKITKKVPATLIAIVITTAVVFFFQLDTRKVMDIAHISGSLPSFHIPVLPFTLETIQIILPFSLVMAGVGLVESLLTLSIVDEITNTKGNTNKESIAQGIANITNGFFGGMGGCAMIAQTLVNLDAGAKSRIAAIIGSITILIIILVGAPVIEQIPLAALVGVMIIVSITTFKWVSFQLVLRMPKADVFVLFLVTAVIIVTHNLALAVLIGVIVSALVFAWDNAIRIRARKSFDVNGNKVYAIYGPLFFGSTTTFTEKFTPHKDTSTITIDFKESRIVDMSALEAIKKIIDKYKSHNKQVILLNINTEGKRLMTNSKLFEDNLLENS; this comes from the coding sequence ATGTTACAAAATATACTGGAAATTAAGAACAACAATATCCTCATTCAGAATGAAATCCTAGCAGGTCTAACGGTTGCTATGACCATGATACCAGAGTCATTATCCTTTGCAATATTAGCGGGATTACACCCCCTGACAGGACTTTATGCAGCGTTCTTAATGGGAATTATAACAGCTATTTTTGGAGGACGTCCAGGCATGGTGTCAGGAGGAGCAGGTGCTACTATTATCGTGATGATATCTCTGATAGCGATGTATGGAATAGAATATCTATTTGCGGCAGTTATACTAGCGGGTATTATTCAGTTAATCGTAGGTATTCTTAAACTAGGTAGATTTGTTCGTTTTATCCCACAACCTGTCATGTATGGCTTTTTAAATGGATTAGCTGTAGTCATCTTCTTTGCACAGATTTCTCAATTTAAAATAAATGTAGATGGTATTAGTACTTGGCTGACAGGTATACCATTATATATGATGATAGGCCTAACAGTACTTACCATAGTAGTTGTAACACTATTTCCTAAGATAACAAAGAAAGTACCGGCTACGCTTATTGCTATCGTTATAACTACTGCAGTAGTATTCTTCTTTCAACTTGATACACGCAAAGTAATGGATATTGCTCATATTAGTGGAAGTTTGCCTAGTTTTCATATCCCTGTATTACCTTTTACCTTAGAAACTATACAAATCATACTGCCATTCTCTCTAGTTATGGCAGGAGTAGGACTAGTAGAGTCTCTGCTAACCTTAAGCATAGTAGATGAAATCACAAATACAAAAGGCAATACCAATAAAGAATCTATCGCTCAGGGTATCGCTAATATTACCAACGGTTTCTTTGGTGGTATGGGAGGATGTGCTATGATTGCACAGACTTTAGTTAATCTGGATGCAGGAGCGAAAAGTAGAATAGCCGCTATCATAGGCTCTATAACTATATTAATCATCATTTTAGTAGGTGCACCTGTGATCGAGCAGATACCATTAGCAGCACTAGTTGGAGTAATGATAATAGTCTCTATTACTACATTTAAGTGGGTTTCTTTTCAGCTAGTCCTTCGTATGCCTAAAGCAGATGTATTCGTTTTATTTCTAGTTACAGCTGTTATTATTGTTACGCATAACTTAGCTTTAGCAGTACTAATCGGTGTGATTGTATCAGCACTTGTCTTTGCTTGGGACAATGCGATACGCATCCGTGCCCGCAAATCATTTGATGTGAATGGAAACAAAGTATATGCTATCTATGGCCCCCTATTCTTTGGTAGTACTACTACCTTTACAGAGAAGTTCACTCCTCATAAAGACACCTCTACTATCACTATTGACTTTAAAGAATCACGAATAGTCGATATGTCTGCTCTTGAGGCAATCAAAAAGATAATAGATAAATACAAAAGTCATAATAAACAGGTTATACTACTAAACATCAATACTGAAGGCAAAAGATTAATGACCAACTCTAAGTTATTTGAGGATAACTTATTAGAAAACAGTTAG
- a CDS encoding type II toxin-antitoxin system Phd/YefM family antitoxin encodes MLIASISEFRKDIKAYFDKVSTDFETLIINRGKNEGIVVMSLEEYNSLMATNHELSSRKNEMRLDAAIEKMKKGDKTVRTLIDL; translated from the coding sequence ATGTTAATAGCAAGTATTAGTGAATTTAGAAAAGATATCAAAGCTTATTTTGACAAGGTGTCTACAGACTTCGAAACTTTAATAATCAATAGAGGTAAAAATGAAGGAATTGTTGTGATGTCATTAGAAGAGTATAATTCTTTGATGGCAACTAATCACGAATTGTCTTCCAGAAAAAATGAAATGAGATTAGATGCAGCTATTGAAAAAATGAAGAAAGGGGATAAGACAGTGAGGACCTTAATTGATCTATAG
- a CDS encoding S9 family peptidase: MSNNIQAPIAKVKPHELTAHNHTRIDNYFWLNDREDQEVIDYLNAENAFYQAETAHTKAFQADLYEEMKSRIKEDDSSVPYFYNGYYYITRFEKGKDYPIICRKKGSLEADEEIIFDCNVMAEGHAYFHLRGVNVSEDNQWVAYGTDTVSRREYTLQVKNLITGEISPISIEKTTGSSTWASDNKTLFYSRKDEVTLRADKIYKHKLGTTIAEDVMVYYEADDTFDTHIFKEKSRKYLVIASESTLTSEFQILESSNPDGEFRMFQERIRELEYNISHYNGHFYIMTNLDDADNFKLMRCPEDKTTVEHWEELIAHREEVLLEGVDIFKDYLVISERSNGLVHLKIQSWDNSKEAYYLPFESETYNAYTGTNLDFDTEILRYGYQSMNTPSSVIDFNMRTREKEVKKEQEVLGTFDKNDYIEERIWATAKDGVKVPMSLIYKKGMKKDGTNPFLQYAYGSYGYSMEPYFSTTRLTLLDRGFIYAIAHIRGGEDMGRQWYEDGKLLEKWNTFDDFIACSEHVIAEGYTSPEHLYAEGGSAGGLLMGVVVNKRPDLYNGVIAQVPFVDVMTTMLDDTIPLTTGEYDEWGNPNEKEYYDYMLSYSPLDNVAAQDYPNIYISTGLHDSQVQYWEPAKWIAKLRVMKTNDKQLYLDTNMEAGHGGASGRFEAIKEVAKEFTFMFDLEGIKE, translated from the coding sequence ATGAGTAATAATATACAAGCGCCTATAGCTAAAGTGAAACCACACGAGCTAACAGCACATAATCATACAAGAATAGATAATTACTTTTGGTTAAACGATAGAGAAGATCAAGAGGTAATTGATTATTTAAATGCAGAGAATGCATTCTATCAAGCAGAGACTGCACATACTAAAGCTTTTCAGGCTGATCTATACGAAGAGATGAAAAGCAGAATAAAAGAAGACGATAGTTCTGTGCCTTATTTCTACAACGGATACTACTACATCACTCGTTTTGAGAAAGGAAAAGACTATCCTATCATCTGTCGTAAGAAAGGTAGCTTAGAGGCTGATGAGGAGATTATATTTGACTGTAATGTGATGGCTGAGGGGCATGCATACTTTCACTTAAGAGGGGTGAATGTATCTGAGGATAACCAATGGGTAGCTTATGGTACAGATACTGTATCTCGTAGAGAGTATACACTGCAAGTAAAGAATTTGATTACAGGGGAGATATCTCCTATCTCCATAGAGAAGACTACAGGTAGCTCTACTTGGGCATCTGATAATAAGACTTTGTTTTACTCTCGTAAAGATGAGGTAACACTTCGTGCAGATAAAATCTATAAGCATAAGTTAGGTACAACGATTGCGGAAGATGTAATGGTCTACTACGAAGCTGATGATACTTTTGACACACATATTTTCAAAGAGAAATCACGTAAATACTTAGTTATCGCAAGTGAGAGTACACTGACTAGTGAGTTCCAAATATTAGAATCATCGAATCCTGATGGGGAATTTAGAATGTTCCAAGAGAGAATACGTGAGCTAGAGTATAACATCTCTCACTATAACGGACACTTTTACATTATGACCAACTTAGATGATGCAGATAACTTTAAGTTAATGCGTTGTCCCGAAGATAAAACTACTGTAGAGCATTGGGAAGAGCTGATTGCTCACAGAGAAGAAGTATTGTTAGAAGGAGTGGACATCTTTAAAGATTACTTGGTGATCTCAGAGCGTTCTAATGGATTAGTTCACTTAAAGATTCAGTCTTGGGACAATAGTAAAGAAGCGTATTATTTACCATTTGAGAGCGAAACGTATAATGCTTATACAGGTACGAACTTAGACTTCGATACTGAGATATTGCGTTATGGATATCAGTCTATGAACACGCCATCGTCTGTGATAGACTTCAATATGCGTACGCGTGAGAAGGAAGTGAAGAAAGAACAAGAGGTATTAGGAACTTTTGACAAGAACGATTATATAGAAGAGCGTATTTGGGCTACAGCTAAAGACGGAGTGAAAGTACCAATGTCTCTCATTTATAAAAAGGGTATGAAGAAAGACGGGACTAATCCATTCTTACAGTATGCGTATGGTTCGTACGGATATTCTATGGAACCTTATTTCTCTACTACGCGATTAACGCTATTAGATAGAGGATTTATCTATGCTATCGCTCATATTCGCGGAGGAGAAGATATGGGACGTCAGTGGTATGAAGATGGGAAGTTATTAGAGAAGTGGAATACATTTGATGATTTTATTGCTTGTTCAGAGCACGTGATTGCTGAAGGATATACTAGTCCAGAACATCTATATGCAGAAGGTGGTTCTGCTGGAGGTTTATTAATGGGAGTAGTGGTGAATAAACGCCCTGACTTGTATAACGGAGTGATTGCTCAAGTGCCTTTCGTTGATGTGATGACGACTATGCTTGATGATACGATACCGTTGACTACAGGAGAGTATGATGAGTGGGGTAACCCAAATGAGAAAGAGTATTATGACTATATGCTGTCGTACTCGCCATTAGATAATGTGGCTGCTCAAGATTATCCTAATATATATATCTCTACAGGGCTACACGATAGTCAAGTCCAGTATTGGGAACCTGCGAAGTGGATAGCGAAGTTGAGAGTGATGAAAACGAATGATAAGCAACTTTATTTAGATACCAATATGGAGGCTGGACACGGTGGTGCATCAGGACGTTTTGAAGCAATTAAAGAAGTAGCAAAAGAGTTCACTTTTATGTTCGATTTAGAAGGGATAAAAGAGTAG
- a CDS encoding PLP-dependent cysteine synthase family protein, with the protein MKDEIQAYDNVLALIGNTPIVKLSKVTKELKGNFYGKVEAFNAGHSAKDRIAMHIIEAAEKKGILKPGSTIVETTSGNTGFSIAMVSAIKGYKCILSVSDKSSPDKIDMLRAMGATVYVCPANVAADDPRSYYEVAKTVQKETPNSIYINQYFNELNTEAHYASTGPEIWEQTGGKITHFVCCSGTGGTISGTARYLKEMNPNIQILGVDAYGSVLKKYHETGELDPNEIAPYKIEGLGKNLIPSATDFSVIDKFIKVTDKDAAQAARELARTEGLFLGYTSGAVLQATRQYAAEGAFDENSVIVMLFPDHGSRYMSKIYSDTWMEQQGFLDGEPKNEINYVK; encoded by the coding sequence ATGAAAGATGAGATTCAAGCGTATGATAATGTATTAGCTCTGATAGGAAATACGCCAATTGTAAAATTGAGTAAAGTTACTAAGGAGTTAAAGGGGAATTTCTATGGAAAAGTAGAAGCTTTCAATGCTGGTCATTCTGCAAAAGACAGAATTGCAATGCACATTATCGAAGCAGCTGAGAAAAAAGGAATATTAAAGCCAGGTAGTACTATTGTAGAGACGACATCTGGTAATACTGGATTTAGTATTGCTATGGTAAGTGCTATTAAAGGGTATAAATGTATCTTATCAGTGAGTGATAAGTCTTCTCCTGACAAAATAGATATGCTACGCGCAATGGGAGCTACTGTATACGTATGTCCTGCTAATGTAGCTGCTGATGACCCACGTTCATATTATGAAGTGGCAAAGACTGTGCAGAAAGAGACTCCAAACTCAATCTATATCAATCAATATTTTAATGAGTTAAATACTGAGGCGCATTATGCTTCTACAGGACCTGAGATATGGGAACAGACAGGTGGTAAGATTACGCACTTCGTATGTTGTTCTGGTACAGGAGGCACTATATCAGGTACGGCTCGTTATTTAAAAGAGATGAATCCTAACATCCAAATCTTAGGAGTGGATGCTTACGGTTCTGTATTAAAGAAATACCATGAGACAGGAGAGCTTGATCCTAATGAGATCGCTCCATATAAAATAGAAGGGTTAGGGAAGAACTTGATACCAAGTGCTACTGATTTCTCTGTGATTGATAAGTTTATCAAGGTAACGGATAAAGATGCAGCTCAGGCAGCACGTGAGTTAGCTCGTACAGAGGGGTTATTCTTAGGATATACTTCTGGAGCGGTACTACAAGCGACGAGACAGTATGCAGCAGAAGGAGCTTTTGATGAGAATAGTGTGATAGTGATGTTATTCCCTGATCACGGTTCTCGTTATATGAGTAAGATCTATAGTGATACTTGGATGGAACAACAAGGGTTCTTAGATGGAGAGCCAAAGAATGAAATTAACTACGTAAAGTAG
- a CDS encoding S41 family peptidase, which yields MNKFFALFTLLICTVSFAQKRELKEVSSESLMHVWGLVKYKHPNVSRGGYDMDQEFLKAYSSLEMIKSEEALNTYLKQWIKQFDSSKHPIKKDKIKVSEDKLFTANAKFEWIENSLYDEELQSILIDLKENSNYGKYYLTNYKISAMVKFDHEKPLPNFSNEKENHRMLFLSSFWNSIRYGNVNIYLTDTPWDEVLTEFVPRFKTSEGIEFEYLKDELFVKLNDSHSDYQASYFLKNKVKRFSTYKTKNVNDSLVIVTIYDPIIAKESNIELGDIIYRVEGMSVKEYRESTIGKYVSVSNPNYLKTYENYYFPALGDQESMKVSIKKKGGDIIERTIPLLKGEEFVSFKTIESLIDTQQFPDLGNDIGYLYLGNVTKKELSTFFKANSSKENIILDLRNYPEKIRLEHIASYLLPHKTTFFKSLDWYGPALGQWDSKVGVAKIADPFVTGRENKDYYKGTVVLLVDHYTMSAAEYMGMGIQQAPRCITIGKQTAGAVTNRIQVLLKDDTTIDFSGYGAFYPNDKAYNVHRNGLKIDYIVPESASNYNAYGVIQYAMDLIKGEK from the coding sequence ATGAATAAATTTTTTGCGCTGTTTACACTATTGATTTGTACTGTTTCTTTTGCTCAGAAAAGAGAGTTGAAAGAGGTAAGTTCTGAAAGTCTAATGCATGTATGGGGATTAGTCAAGTATAAACATCCTAATGTAAGTAGAGGTGGTTATGATATGGATCAAGAATTCTTAAAAGCATATTCTAGTCTAGAAATGATAAAGAGCGAAGAGGCTTTAAATACGTACTTAAAGCAATGGATAAAACAGTTTGACTCTTCTAAGCACCCTATTAAAAAAGACAAGATTAAAGTAAGTGAAGATAAATTATTTACTGCTAATGCTAAGTTTGAATGGATAGAGAATAGTCTCTATGATGAGGAGTTACAATCTATACTAATCGATTTAAAAGAGAATAGCAATTATGGAAAGTATTATCTAACGAACTATAAAATATCTGCTATGGTAAAGTTTGATCACGAAAAGCCATTGCCTAACTTTAGCAATGAGAAGGAAAACCACCGGATGCTGTTTTTATCTTCTTTTTGGAATAGTATCCGTTATGGGAATGTGAATATATATCTAACTGATACGCCATGGGATGAGGTATTGACTGAGTTCGTTCCAAGGTTTAAGACGAGTGAAGGAATAGAATTTGAGTATCTAAAAGATGAGCTTTTTGTAAAATTGAACGATTCACATAGTGATTATCAAGCAAGCTATTTTCTTAAAAATAAAGTAAAGCGTTTTAGTACATATAAAACAAAAAATGTAAACGATTCGTTAGTCATAGTGACTATCTATGATCCTATTATAGCTAAAGAGAGTAATATTGAATTAGGAGATATAATCTATAGAGTAGAAGGGATGTCTGTAAAGGAGTATAGAGAGAGTACTATAGGGAAGTATGTGAGTGTATCTAATCCCAATTATTTAAAAACATATGAGAATTATTATTTTCCAGCTTTAGGTGATCAAGAATCAATGAAAGTAAGCATAAAAAAGAAAGGAGGAGACATTATAGAAAGAACTATTCCTTTGTTAAAAGGAGAGGAGTTTGTAAGTTTTAAAACTATAGAATCACTTATTGATACACAGCAGTTTCCTGATTTAGGTAATGATATTGGGTATCTCTATTTGGGCAATGTTACAAAGAAAGAATTGAGCACTTTCTTTAAGGCTAATAGTAGTAAGGAAAACATTATCTTAGATCTACGTAATTATCCTGAGAAGATACGCCTAGAGCATATTGCATCTTATCTATTACCTCATAAAACTACTTTTTTTAAATCATTAGATTGGTATGGTCCTGCATTAGGACAATGGGACAGTAAGGTGGGAGTTGCTAAAATTGCAGATCCTTTTGTTACAGGAAGGGAGAATAAGGATTATTATAAAGGAACAGTAGTATTACTTGTAGATCATTATACGATGAGTGCAGCCGAATATATGGGGATGGGAATTCAGCAGGCGCCGAGATGTATTACCATAGGTAAGCAGACAGCAGGTGCAGTGACTAATCGTATACAAGTACTTCTGAAAGATGATACTACAATAGATTTCTCGGGTTATGGAGCTTTCTATCCTAATGATAAAGCATATAATGTTCACCGAAATGGTTTAAAAATAGATTATATAGTACCTGAGTCTGCAAGTAATTATAATGCGTATGGGGTGATACAGTATGCGATGGATTTGATAAAAGGGGAGAAGTAG
- a CDS encoding Txe/YoeB family addiction module toxin, which translates to MKFVFVEESWEDYLYWQNIDKKKLKKINELLKAIARNPFEGIGKPEPLKHKYAGYWSRRIDDEHRIIYRIEDDEIQILKCRFHYE; encoded by the coding sequence ATGAAGTTTGTTTTCGTTGAAGAATCTTGGGAAGATTATCTTTATTGGCAAAATATAGATAAGAAGAAATTAAAGAAGATTAACGAACTTCTTAAAGCCATTGCGCGTAATCCTTTTGAAGGTATTGGTAAACCCGAACCGTTAAAACATAAATATGCTGGTTATTGGTCAAGAAGAATAGATGATGAGCATCGAATTATATATCGTATAGAAGATGATGAAATACAAATATTAAAATGTAGATTTCATTATGAGTAA
- a CDS encoding Vat family streptogramin A O-acetyltransferase: MNIPDSDDKFPLEHYNRLCFLKNIITNPNIIVGDYTYYDDFESVDNFEKNVKYHFDFIGDKLIIGKFCMIASGVVFIMNGANHKMDGITAYPFNIFGKDWKVAEPKLSDLPYKGDTVIGNDVWIGTNVTIMPGVKVGDGSIIASNTTVTKDVAPYSIVGGNPTKEIKKRFSEQKIQELLEMQWWNWDIEKITANLKYLTEKIKE, encoded by the coding sequence ATGAATATACCAGATAGCGACGATAAGTTTCCATTAGAACATTATAATAGATTGTGTTTTCTAAAAAACATAATTACGAATCCCAATATCATAGTAGGTGATTATACCTATTACGATGACTTCGAGAGTGTAGACAACTTTGAAAAGAATGTGAAGTATCACTTTGACTTTATAGGTGACAAGTTGATTATTGGGAAGTTTTGTATGATAGCGTCAGGCGTTGTATTTATTATGAATGGAGCTAATCATAAGATGGATGGGATAACTGCTTATCCGTTTAATATCTTTGGCAAGGATTGGAAAGTAGCGGAACCTAAGTTGTCAGATCTTCCTTATAAAGGAGATACTGTTATAGGGAATGACGTATGGATAGGAACGAACGTGACGATTATGCCGGGAGTGAAGGTAGGTGATGGTTCTATTATTGCCTCTAATACAACGGTAACGAAAGATGTTGCACCATATAGTATCGTAGGTGGTAACCCTACTAAAGAAATCAAGAAGAGATTCTCAGAGCAGAAGATACAGGAGTTGTTAGAAATGCAATGGTGGAACTGGGACATAGAGAAGATAACAGCTAATCTTAAATACCTTACTGAGAAAATTAAAGAGTAA